TCATAATATCCTCGAGCAGTAAGTTTTTTCCCTCAGCCAAGGCTGCTGCAGACAAACTGAAGGCTGAACGCATCGAGGTATATACACCTGGCTTTGTACATAATGAAACCCTGGTAAAGGTCGATCCTAGCACCAAAGCTCAGCTCACTCGCAGCTTTTTGCAGAAGTTAAAAAAAGCCGATGCCGTTTATGTTATTGCGGAAGGGGGTTATATCGGCTG
This region of Candidatus Dormiibacterota bacterium genomic DNA includes:
- a CDS encoding nucleoside 2-deoxyribosyltransferase produces the protein MINTIDSIIISSSSKFFPSAKAAADKLKAERIEVYTPGFVHNETLVKVDPSTKAQLTRSFLQKLKKADAVYVIAEGGYIGCSVAIEIGYASALEKPIILSEEAKEDGVKALVAAVLPFEKLSVQAIQGILTGKKA